In Crassostrea angulata isolate pt1a10 chromosome 4, ASM2561291v2, whole genome shotgun sequence, one genomic interval encodes:
- the LOC128182544 gene encoding kappa-type opioid receptor-like, which yields MNTNATVLENSSEKGDFDHGIERTSFLIRLLVLPVICFVGFVGNTMSVRIFVGRTQRTTSCCIYLAMKAVSDNGFLLTLFIAWLDFVNIRVFHIEGVCQTVLFLSYLCGFMSAWAVVLVTVENYIRVCCPKKVASICRADIARNMVITCFISACMIYNFPLWGTEISVLNGKAFCRTNPEFESLQVALIYVDSLLTLILPLFIIPLLVLLTVCSSVEASRRSMRLLQRQSRSTITRRKLSPHGAVTRLLLTVALVFMFLHTPSHIIRIKVTIEGLTGKAQTASFTDRVLQQLFLTLYYLNYAVNIFIYVFCGRQFRTLLYSRLQRLKEKRHKPQTNSNASFEELIRISHSFLFGNDNVETVV from the coding sequence ATGAATACGAATGCGACCGTATTAGAAAACTCCTCTGAGAAAGGCGACTTTGACCATGGAATAGAACGGACCAGCTTTTTGATTCGTCTTTTGGTCCTTCCGGTCATATGTTTTGTTGGTTTTGTGGGCAATACAATGTCCGTTAGAATCTTTGTAGGACGGACACAGCGTACGACCTCGTGTTGCATTTACCTGGCCATGAAAGCAGTGTCTGATAACGGATTTCTGTTGACTCTTTTCATCGCGTGGTTGGATTTCGTCAACATCCGAGTGTTCCACATCGAAGGCGTCTGTCAGACTGTTCTGTTTCTTTCATATCTGTGCGGATTCATGTCCGCTTGGGCCGTTGTGTTGGTGACTGTTGAAAACTACATTCGAGTCTGTTGTCCAAAGAAAGTAGCCTCAATCTGCCGAGCAGACATCGCCCGAAACATGGTCATTACTTGTTTCATTTCGGCTTGCATGATATATAACTTTCCTCTGTGGGGGACAGAGATCTCAGTTTTAAACGGAAAAGCATTTTGTCGAACCAATCCGGAATTCGAAAGTTTGCAAGTGGCTTTGATTTATGTGGATTCTTTGTTGACTTTAATTTTACCACTGTTCATCATTCCATTGCTAGTCCTCCTAACGGTGTGTAGCTCCGTGGAAGCCTCGCGTCGTTCAATGCGTCTTCTTCAACGTCAGTCTAGATCCACCATCACCCGTCGTAAACTCTCTCCTCATGGCGCCGTCACGCGACTTCTTCTTACCGTCGCTTTAGTGTTCATGTTTCTTCACACACCGAGCCACATCATTCGTATCAAAGTCACGATTGAAGGACTTACGGGTAAAGCTCAGACTGCTTCATTCACGGACAGAGTGCTCCAGCAATTGTTTTTGACTCTCTATTATCTTAATTATGCTGTGAACATTTTCATATACGTGTTCTGTGGACGTCAATTTCGAACGTTACTTTACTCTCGTTTGCAGAGGCTCAAAGAAAAACGCCACAAACCGCAGACAAATAGCAATGCAAGCTTTGAGGAACTCATAAGAATATCCCATTCCTTCCTTTTTGGAAACGACAACGTTGAAACCGTTGTATAG
- the LOC128182549 gene encoding perlucin-like isoform X2: MKSVTGFLLFLSVATPTTGQSCPGGWYHFGTSCYAFIDAEPLEWTEAMFYCSTLHAKLVEIETAAENAFLKSHLTSLHTSDNYWIGLTDALVEGKFVWQTTQEDAVFVDWAPLEPNDLAHIEDCGDLHSGYQFKWNDASCSSKFDFICEREIEGNPANVIG; the protein is encoded by the exons ATGAAATCTGTAACAGGATTTTTACTTTTCTTAAGCGTTG CTACACCCACCACTGGCCAGTCCTGTCCCGGGGGGTGGTACCACTTTGGTACCTCCTGTTATGCATTCATTGATGCGGAACCTTTAGAGTGGACGGAAGCCATG TTTTATTGTAGTACTCTTCATGCAAAGTTGGTTGAAATAGAAACTGCCGCTGAAAATGCTTTCCTGAAGAGTCATTTGACATCTCTTCACACCAGTG ACAACTATTGGATCGGTTTGACAGACGCTTTAGTAGAAGGAAAGTTTGTTTGGCAGACGACACAAGAAGACGCAGTGTTTGTGGATTGGGCTCCGCTTGAGCCAAACGATTTGGCTCATATAGAGGACTGTGGCGATCTTCATTCTGGCTACCAATTCAAGTGGAACGATGCGTCTTGCTCCAgcaaatttgattttatatgcGAACGAGA aattgaAGGAAATCCAGCGAATGTCATTGGATAA
- the LOC128182549 gene encoding perlucin-like isoform X1 has product MKSVTGFLLFLSVATPTTGQSCPGGWYHFGTSCYAFIDAEPLEWTEAMFYCSTLHAKLVEIETAAENAFLKSHLTSLHTSADNYWIGLTDALVEGKFVWQTTQEDAVFVDWAPLEPNDLAHIEDCGDLHSGYQFKWNDASCSSKFDFICEREIEGNPANVIG; this is encoded by the exons ATGAAATCTGTAACAGGATTTTTACTTTTCTTAAGCGTTG CTACACCCACCACTGGCCAGTCCTGTCCCGGGGGGTGGTACCACTTTGGTACCTCCTGTTATGCATTCATTGATGCGGAACCTTTAGAGTGGACGGAAGCCATG TTTTATTGTAGTACTCTTCATGCAAAGTTGGTTGAAATAGAAACTGCCGCTGAAAATGCTTTCCTGAAGAGTCATTTGACATCTCTTCACACCAGTG CAGACAACTATTGGATCGGTTTGACAGACGCTTTAGTAGAAGGAAAGTTTGTTTGGCAGACGACACAAGAAGACGCAGTGTTTGTGGATTGGGCTCCGCTTGAGCCAAACGATTTGGCTCATATAGAGGACTGTGGCGATCTTCATTCTGGCTACCAATTCAAGTGGAACGATGCGTCTTGCTCCAgcaaatttgattttatatgcGAACGAGA aattgaAGGAAATCCAGCGAATGTCATTGGATAA